Genomic window ([Eubacterium] hominis):
GTAACAATTATCAAAGCAAAAGGAAATGTCAGCTTTTTAGAGGAAAAGCTTGAAAAGATGAACACAAAAGGAACAACATTGGGAATTGCCCACACACGTTGGGCAACGCATGGTGAACCAAATGAAACAAACAGTCATCCCCATCAAAGTGGATTGGTAACGCTTGTTCATAATGGTATTATTGAAAATTATAATACGATCAAAGAAGAACTGGAAAACGCAGGTTATGATTTTTATTCACAAACAGATAGTGAAATTGCGGCAGCTTATATTGACTATTGTTATTTTCTGACAAAAGATAAAGTGTCTGCTTTAACGAAAGCTTATCAGCATTTCAAAGGAAGTTTTGCATTTGCTATCATCTTTCAGGATGAACTGGATGTAATATATGCTATGCGAAAGAATTCACCGCTTGTTTTAGGTGTTGGTGAACATCAGAACTTTCTGGCAAGCGATATTTCAGCTTTCTTAAAATATACAAACCAATATATTGTGTTAGAACATGAAGAAATTGCTGTTCTTCATAAAAATCAAATTACCATTCAAAATCTGAATGGTGATCTGTTGGATAAAGAAATACAAACTAGTGAAATGGATATCACAGATATCCAAAAGGGCGGCTATGAACACTTTATGTTGAAAGAGATTCATGAAGAACCAGATGTTGTGAAAAAAACAATCGATTCACTTATGCAAAATAATCTATTGGATCTATTGAATACAATGCCCAATTTAAAACAATATGATCAAATACATATCATTGCCTGTGGCAGTGCGATGTATGCTGGTATGATAGCGAAATCCTTGATTGAATCAAGAGCACGCATTCATGTGGATTGTATCTGTGCAAGTGAATATCGTTATGCAAATCCTATTTATACAGGCAATACATTAGCCATCTTCATTAGTCAATCTGGTGAAACTGCGGACACAATAGCTGCTTTACAACTAGCAAAAGCAAATGATGTCGCAACCCTGGCAATCGTCAATGTCATTGGTTCTACTATTGCTCGTGATGCTGATCATGTTATTTATACGAAAGCTGGACCTGAAATCTGTGTGGCAACGACAAAGGCTTATTGTACACAGGTAGCTGTCTTATCTTTACTTGCCTGCT
Coding sequences:
- the glmS gene encoding glutamine--fructose-6-phosphate transaminase (isomerizing), encoding MCGIIGYVGSEKISNSVLIAGLHALEYRGYDSAGLALAQNDQVTIIKAKGNVSFLEEKLEKMNTKGTTLGIAHTRWATHGEPNETNSHPHQSGLVTLVHNGIIENYNTIKEELENAGYDFYSQTDSEIAAAYIDYCYFLTKDKVSALTKAYQHFKGSFAFAIIFQDELDVIYAMRKNSPLVLGVGEHQNFLASDISAFLKYTNQYIVLEHEEIAVLHKNQITIQNLNGDLLDKEIQTSEMDITDIQKGGYEHFMLKEIHEEPDVVKKTIDSLMQNNLLDLLNTMPNLKQYDQIHIIACGSAMYAGMIAKSLIESRARIHVDCICASEYRYANPIYTGNTLAIFISQSGETADTIAALQLAKANDVATLAIVNVIGSTIARDADHVIYTKAGPEICVATTKAYCTQVAVLSLLACYLSYVHGHMQDDEVMQLSKEIKTLPKLMQQLIEKDYSAFAKKIYQHNDVFFIGRGLDYSLSMEGSLKLKEISYIHSEAYAAGELKHGTISLIEEGTPVIALASDEDLYEKTISNIKEVKARGAYVLLIISDDLQIAHDGYDDILRIPKTDKLIQAILGVIPLQLLAYEIARLRGCEIDQPRNLAKSVTVE